The DNA sequence CGACGCCGAAGTCGTAGGTGGCGCCCAGCTGGTAGTTCTTGATGTCGCTGCTGGCCGCGGCGGCTGCCGAGTCAGGCGCATTGCGCTGGTCGTACGTGAACACGACGGCCAGGGGGCCGTTGTTATAGCGCAGACCGCTGGTGATGACGCGCTGGTCGGTACGCGCTGCGCCCGAGGCGACGGTGGCTTCGGCGCCGGCGGCGTTGAAGCTGTAGCCCACGCCGGCCTGGAAGCCTGCGAACACGGGCGTCATGTACAGAGCGGTGTTGTCCAGACGGTCACCCGTGCCACCCGTGGCGTTGAAGCCGAAGATGGTTTGCGATTGGGCCTGGCCGTAGGCGTTGCCGAACGGGTTGATGCTGCTGCCGAACCAGCCGAACGCGAACGAGTCCTGACGGCCCAGGCGCAGTTCGCCCAGCGACGTCGATTGCAGACCCACCCAGGCGGTACGGCCGAACAGGCGGCTGGTGGTGCCCAGCGATTGACCGGTGGTGCCCTGGTCGATGTTGATGCCGCTTTCCAGCTGGAAGTTGGCCTTCAGACCGTTGCCCAGGTCTTCCGAACCGCGGATGCCCCAGCGCGAACCGCCGGCATAGCCGCTGTCAATGCCGTTGGTGGCGCGCTGACCGTCGTTCTTGCTGGAGACGAAGCCCGCGTCGGCAATGCCGTACAGGGTGACGTTGCTTTGAGCCTGGGCGGCTCCCGCGAAGCCAGCGAGCAGGGCGGCGGCGATAAGGGTCTTGTTCAATTGGAGCTCCGAATAAGGGATGGTGGTGCGGCACGTCTTTCCTGGTGCACGGCGGTCAGAATGACGAGTGAATATGTGCACCACGTGACAACGCCCGGGCCGCTCATCCTTTGTTGTGTTCGTGCAACGACGCTGGGCAGGCGCCGGAGGGCCGTCCTGGCGGCGGGTACTCCGCGTGCTTGGCCGATGACATCTTCGCGATTGCCTATACTGGGCAGATCGTTCGTCCGTGCCTGCCTGTCCGGCGGGCCGCATGCAGAAGGCACCGGTCATGACCTCTTCTTCCCCTTCGTCTTTTTCTTCTTCGTCGCCGTCCAGCTTCCGCCGGATCTCGCCACTCGACCGCCTGCTGGCCGAAGCCGACCGCGCACTGCGGGTGCTGTCAGGCAGCACGTCCGGCACGCGCCCCAATCCCGCCGCGGCGCTGCGCAAGCCGGCGCCCCCGGCCGTCCTGGCGACGGAACCGCTGGCCGTGGTCGGCGTGTCGACCGCGGCGGGCGCGGGTGGTGCCGTGAGTGGCGGCGTGACTGGCGGCCTGAATACCGACGATCCCGCGACGTCCACGGAACTGACGCCCGCCGAAACCCGCCACGCGGCCGGGCTGATGCGCGTCAATCATGTCGGGGAGGTCTGCGCGCAAGCCCTGTATCGCGGGCAGGCGCTGGTCAGCCGGCACGCGTCGACGCGCGCCATCTTCTTAGAAGCCGCGGTCGAAGAGACCGATCACCTGACCTGGTTGGCCGATCGGCTCAAGGAATTGAAATCACGCCCCAGTTTCCTGAACCCGCTCTGGTACGCGGGTGCGTTCGGCCTGGGGGTGCTGGCGGGACGGGCAGGGGACGCCGTCAACCTGGGCTTCATGGCCGAAACCGAAAAGCAGGTGGAACAGCATCTTGACGGGCATCTGCAGAAATTGCCGGTCAATGACGTGCGGTCACGGGCGATCGTGACGCAGATGTGCGAAGAAGAGCGCCATCACCGCGAGACCGCCCAGCATGCAGGCGGGCGGCCTCTGCCGCCCCTGGCGCGCGCCGCCATGCGGGCGGGCTCGAAAGTGATGACGACGACGTCCTACTATATTTGAGGACGCAGGCCGCAGGCCGGGGGCGTGGGCCGGGCTGCAGCGGCGGCCTGCCGTGCCAGCCTTCCTTGCCAGCCTCAGTCGGCTTCCACCACGTCCACACCCCAGGTCATGGCGACCGTGTGTTCCAGCATGGCCGACGCCGAGCAGTATTTGTCGTGCGACAGCTGCACCGCGCGTTCCACGGCGGCGACCGGCAGGTTCTTGCCGGTCACGGTGAACTGGAAGTGGATCTTGGTAAACACCTTGGGGTCCGTTTCGGCGCGTTCGGCCTGCATGGCGACCGTGCAGCCGCGCACCGCATGGCGGCCGCGCTTCAGGATCAGCACGACGTCATAGGCCGTGCAGCCACCGGTTCCGGCCAGCACCAGTTCCATCGGCCGCGGCGCCAGGTTGTTGCCGCCCCCATCGGGCGCGCCGTCCATCACGGCAATATGGCCGCTGCCGGTCTGGGCCGTGAACAACATCCCCTGGGGGCCGCCCCAGCTCACTGTGCATTCCATGTCGATCGTCCTTTGATGATGCGGTGTCGGTAGGGCGGGATGATAGCGTGCGGCCCGGCGGCATCAGCGCCGTCGCCACACCGGAGGCCACTACCTACACGAAAACCCTAGAAAATTCTTGCGCTGCACAAAACGCCTTCCTATAATTGTTCTAACGGAAGTCGCTTTGAGTGACGACACGGCCCAGGGCCCCTCGTCTCCGTCGGACAGCACCGCAAAGCGATCTCCAAAGTGTCTCCTCCACCCTCCTTATTTGGTGGATTAAGCCCGAAGCCTTCACGGCTCCGGGCTTTTTTTTGTCCGGTCATAGCGGGCGACGGTTCACGGTCCGATATTTGCGGGTAGCTGTCGTCAGTCTACGATCCACGCACACGACCTGTTGTCGGACTTCAACTGCCATCTGCCCTTGCCGCCCGCTCTGCGCACGGCGAAGGATGCGTAAACGCAACGGAACTTTGGCTCGATCTGTCGCTCGGATGTTAACGATGCGCATATTTGGCCTCTCGATCCATGTTGCGGTGCGCCATGAAATACGGCTTTATCGGCTTGGGACAGCGGTGATGCTCAGCTGATAAGTCGTTGATTTGCCTGGCTTTTACGCACATCCAGAATGCTTTAGGTTTTAAGTACTTGTTTTATAAGGCAATCCTGTTTGTGAAATGCCACACCGCATTGTGGTAAATCGCTCAAATAGGTCTTGCACCGCACAAAAAAGCTTCCTATAATTCATTCAACAGATGTCGCTTTGGATGCAGACACGGCCTCAGGCCCCTCGGCATTCGACGGAAAGTCCCGCAAAGCGATCTCTAACGTGTCTCCTCCACCTCCTCATTTGGTGGATTAAGCCCGAAGCCTCACGGCTCCGGGCTTTTTTTTGCCTACACCATTTTGGCAATCTTGTTTTGACTTTCGGGTCCCAAACCCGCTATGATCAAAGGCTTGCCCCTATTTACACTCGCAGTTAGACAATGCCGAGGTGATGCCGGGGCAGGGGTCGCAAAGGCCAGCCCGGTGCAGTATGTAGTAGCGGTAGCGGGGCCAGCGCCAATGCGGCAGTCAGGCAAGTCCGAAGGGGGCTTGCCGGCAAAAAACCAACGTCACAGAGAACACTCTCATGCAAAAAACCTTCGTTGCGAAGCCGCAAGAAGTGACGCGTGACTGGTACGTGATTGACGCCAAGGGCAAAGTCCTAGGTCGTGTGGCCAGCGAAGTCGCACGCCGTTTGCGCGGTAAACACAAGCCAGAATTCACGCCTCACGTTGATACCGGCGATTACATCGTCATCATCAACGCCGCCGACATTGTCGTTACCGGCAACAAAGCACAAGACAAGCGGTACTACCGTCACTCGGGCTACCCGGGCGGTATTACTGAAACCACCTTCCAGAAGATGCAAGAGCGTTTTCCTGGTCGTGCGATCCAGAAGGCCGTCAAGGGCATGTTGCCCAAGGGTCCCCTGGGCTATGCCATGATCAAGAAGATGAAGGTGTACGCTGGATCCGAGCATCCGCACACCGCCCAGCAGCCCAAGCTGCTGGAACTCTGAGGAGCCGTGAATGATCGGTAACTGGAATTATGGAACCGGCCGCCGGAAGTCTTCGGTTGCGCGCGTGTTCCTCAAGAAAGGTTCGGGCAAGATTGTCGTCAACGGCAAGCCTGTCGACGAATATTTTGCTCGTGAAACGGGCCGCATGATCGTTCGCCAGCCACTGGTGCTGACCGGTCACGTCGAGTCGTTCGATTTTCACGTCAACGTTGGCGGTGGCGGCGAAAGCGGCCAGGCCGGTGCGGTGCGTCACGGCATCACCCGCGCTCTGATCGACTACGACGCAACGCTGAAGTCGCAGCTGTCGCAAGCTGGCTTCGTCACGCGCGATGCGCGTGAAGTTGAACGTAAGAAAGTCGGCTTCCGTAAAGCACGACGCAGGAAGCAGTTCAGCAAGCGCTGATCCCTGCTTGCCCGGCAGTTCCCCAGGTGGATTCACCTGGGGTGGGCAAAAAAAGGCCGCAGCGATGCGGCCTTTTTTGTTTTGTGTTCATATTGCGATGGCATGCTGGTGCCCGGTTTCAGAGGGCACCCTGCCGATTCTGGCTGTACAAAATCTGGAGAGGAAGATGGCAAGTCGCGACGAGGCGGGTACCGCCAAGATCAAAGTAGGTATCGTGGGTGGCACGGGTTATACCGGTGTCGAGTTGCTCCGCCTGTTGTCCCAGCACCCCCATGCCGAACTGCGAGCCATCACCTCCCGCAAGGAAGACGGTCTGCCGGTGGCCGACATGTATTCGAACCTGCGCGGCGTGGTCGACCTGAAGTTCTCGTCGCCCGACAACGCGAAGCTTGAAGAATGCGATGTGGTGTTCTTTGCGACGCCGCACGGCGTCGCCATGGCTCAGGCCCAGGCGCTGCTCGATGCGGGCGTCAAGATCATTGACCTGGCCGCCGACTTCCGCCTGCAGGACACCGCGGTATTCGAGAAGTGGTACAAGATGCCGCACACCTGCCCCGACATCCTGGAAGAGTCGGTGTATGGCCTGGTCGAAGTGAACCGCGACCGGATCCGCAACGCCCGGGTCGTGGGCAATCCCGGCTGCTACCCGACCACGGTGGTGCTCGGCCTGGCGCCCTTGCTTGAAGGGCGGGGCAGCGACGCCAAGCCGCTGGTCGACGTGCAGACCCTGATCGCCGATTGCGCTTCAGGCGTCACCGGCGCCGGCCGCAAGGCCGAAGTGCATATCCTGTTTTCGGAAGCCTCCGACAACTTCAAGGCCTATGGCGTGGGCGGTCACCGCCATCACCCCGAAATCGTCGAACAGCTGGAAAAGCTGCATGGCGGCCCGGTCGGCCTGACCTTCGTGCCGCACTTGACGCCAATGATCCGCGGCATGCATTCAACCCTGTATGCCCGCATCCAGCCCGAGGCGCGCGACGTCGACTTCCAGGCGCTGTTCGAAAAACGTTATGCCGACGAGCCCTTCGTGGATGTGATGCCTGCCGGCAGCACGCCCGAAACGCGGTCGGTGCGCGCATCGAACATGGTTCGCATCTCGGTCTTCCGCCCCAACGGCGGGGATCAACTGGTGATCCTGGTGGTGCAGGACAACCTGGTAAAGGGCGCGTCAGGCCAGGCCGTGCAGAACATGAACCTGATGTTTGGTCTGCCCGAAAACGCCGGTCTGGGTCACGTCGCGGTCCTGCCCTGATGAAGCGCCGCCCTCTGTTTCCTGCGGCAGTCCAGCGCAGGCGACGGCTGGCGGCGGCGTCCGCCCCTCGCGCTGCCAAGGCCCGTGCGCCGTGGCCCCTGCGCGCGTTTGCCCTGCTGCTGATCCTGGCGCTGGGCGCCGCGCTGGGCAGCGGGCTGTATGAATGGGTGCGCCGTGTGGTCGGACTTGCGCCGCAGGTCAGCGCGTCCGACGCGGCAAGCTTGCAGGCGGACCGCGAACGGCTGGCGGCCGAACTGCAGGCCTTGCAGGGCCGGCTCAACGCCGCCGATGGCCGGATTGAAATGGAACGCGCCGCCAAGGACAAGCTGGAAGCCGAATTGCGCGCGTCGCAAAAGGAAGTGGGCGACCTGCGCAACGACCTGGCGTTTTTTGAACAGCTGATTCCGGCCGATCCGCGGATGGGGCAGGTCAGCATCCGGTCTGCCGAACTGGAAAAGCAGGGCACCGCGCTACGCTATCGGGTATTGCTGATGCGCAGCGGCCGGCCTTCTGGCGAGTTCAAGGGGACGCTGCAGTTTTCGGCGGTGGGGATTCGCAGTGGCGCCACTGCCACGGTGGACCTGCAGCCGCTGGTCGAGCCGGCCGCGCCGGGCGTGGCGATGCCAGGCGGGATCCGGCCTTCGGCGCCGGTGCTGGGCGCGCCGGTACTGGGGAATCCGTTGCCCGGATCGGCGGCGGCACCGGCCGCGCCAGGCGGCAATCCGCTGGCCCTGAGCTTCCGGCAGTATCAGCGTGCCGAAGGGGCGCTGGCGCTGCCGGGCAATTTCACGCCGCGCACCGTTACCGTGCGGGTCCTGGAAGGCGGCGCGGTCCGGTCGCAAAGTACCGTCAACCTGATGCCCTGAACGGTTACGTGCGAACCCGGGTGGTTAACGGTACTATCATGGGTTCGGAGTTCAGCCGCGCGCTTGAACTTCAGCCAACAGCCCGCATCTTGAATGTTGCGGAAGAACCCCTGACGCCGCCGGGGTTGAATTTAGCCGACGATAGCGGTGCAATAGCCTTATCGCAGAATAGAACCGATCGCGGCCCGTTACCCTGGCCGCGTCACCCGTATCGCAAGATCGATTCAGCACCTTCGTTCGCAGGCTTCCCCAACGGGCCGTCGCAGCGGGCGTGCACAAGGAGCAGTCCATGAATGCAGCAGTAGAACAAGTCAACCTCGACGCCCCTCCCATGCAGCTGATCTTTACCGATTCGGCCGCAGCCAAGGTCAAGGAATTGATCGAAGAAGAGGGCAACGCCGCGCTCAAGCTGCGCGTGTTCGTCCAGGGTGGCGGCTGTTCCGGTTTCCAATATGGCTTCACGTTTGACGAAGACGTGAACGACGACGACACGACGTTCGAAAAGAATGGCGTGGAACTGTTGATCGACGCCATGAGCTTTCAATACCTGGTCGGCGCCGAGATCGACTACAAGGAAGGCCTGGAAGGCGCGCAGTTCGTGATCAAGAACCCGAACGCGTCCAGCAGCTGCGGTTGCGGTTCGTCCTTCTCGGTCTGATCCGGTAAGTATCCCTTCGCCACCGGCCTTGGCCGGTGCCTGGAGCGCCCTTGCGCAAGCGGGGCGCTTTTTGTCTTTGGTCTGTGACCTCATTCAGGCCGGTACGCCGCGCCGCCCCCTTATGGCTCTCCTTGCTCTGACCGACATCGAACTGGCATTTGGCCACGTTCCCCTGCTGCACCAAGCGAACTTCTCGATCGAGACGGGCGAACGTGTGGGCCTGATCGGGCGTAACGGCACCGGCAAATCGTCGCTGCTGCGCCTGCTCGATGGCCGTTCCGTGCCGGACGAC is a window from the Pigmentiphaga litoralis genome containing:
- a CDS encoding porin, which translates into the protein MNKTLIAAALLAGFAGAAQAQSNVTLYGIADAGFVSSKNDGQRATNGIDSGYAGGSRWGIRGSEDLGNGLKANFQLESGINIDQGTTGQSLGTTSRLFGRTAWVGLQSTSLGELRLGRQDSFAFGWFGSSINPFGNAYGQAQSQTIFGFNATGGTGDRLDNTALYMTPVFAGFQAGVGYSFNAAGAEATVASGAARTDQRVITSGLRYNNGPLAVVFTYDQRNAPDSAAAAASSDIKNYQLGATYDFGVVKAHAGYGRLQNYAFRSASEKENAYLLGLSVPFGAHALLATYQRLDNRNKNLGREDNNIDGFAIAYNYKLSKRTMVYAAASQYSDSVQYTGAAATRTGDRRELGFGIQHRF
- the coq7 gene encoding 2-polyprenyl-3-methyl-6-methoxy-1,4-benzoquinone monooxygenase produces the protein MTSSSPSSFSSSSPSSFRRISPLDRLLAEADRALRVLSGSTSGTRPNPAAALRKPAPPAVLATEPLAVVGVSTAAGAGGAVSGGVTGGLNTDDPATSTELTPAETRHAAGLMRVNHVGEVCAQALYRGQALVSRHASTRAIFLEAAVEETDHLTWLADRLKELKSRPSFLNPLWYAGAFGLGVLAGRAGDAVNLGFMAETEKQVEQHLDGHLQKLPVNDVRSRAIVTQMCEEERHHRETAQHAGGRPLPPLARAAMRAGSKVMTTTSYYI
- a CDS encoding OsmC family protein; translation: MECTVSWGGPQGMLFTAQTGSGHIAVMDGAPDGGGNNLAPRPMELVLAGTGGCTAYDVVLILKRGRHAVRGCTVAMQAERAETDPKVFTKIHFQFTVTGKNLPVAAVERAVQLSHDKYCSASAMLEHTVAMTWGVDVVEAD
- the rplM gene encoding 50S ribosomal protein L13 yields the protein MQKTFVAKPQEVTRDWYVIDAKGKVLGRVASEVARRLRGKHKPEFTPHVDTGDYIVIINAADIVVTGNKAQDKRYYRHSGYPGGITETTFQKMQERFPGRAIQKAVKGMLPKGPLGYAMIKKMKVYAGSEHPHTAQQPKLLEL
- the rpsI gene encoding 30S ribosomal protein S9, encoding MIGNWNYGTGRRKSSVARVFLKKGSGKIVVNGKPVDEYFARETGRMIVRQPLVLTGHVESFDFHVNVGGGGESGQAGAVRHGITRALIDYDATLKSQLSQAGFVTRDAREVERKKVGFRKARRRKQFSKR
- the argC gene encoding N-acetyl-gamma-glutamyl-phosphate reductase, translating into MASRDEAGTAKIKVGIVGGTGYTGVELLRLLSQHPHAELRAITSRKEDGLPVADMYSNLRGVVDLKFSSPDNAKLEECDVVFFATPHGVAMAQAQALLDAGVKIIDLAADFRLQDTAVFEKWYKMPHTCPDILEESVYGLVEVNRDRIRNARVVGNPGCYPTTVVLGLAPLLEGRGSDAKPLVDVQTLIADCASGVTGAGRKAEVHILFSEASDNFKAYGVGGHRHHPEIVEQLEKLHGGPVGLTFVPHLTPMIRGMHSTLYARIQPEARDVDFQALFEKRYADEPFVDVMPAGSTPETRSVRASNMVRISVFRPNGGDQLVILVVQDNLVKGASGQAVQNMNLMFGLPENAGLGHVAVLP
- a CDS encoding DUF6776 family protein, which produces MKRRPLFPAAVQRRRRLAAASAPRAAKARAPWPLRAFALLLILALGAALGSGLYEWVRRVVGLAPQVSASDAASLQADRERLAAELQALQGRLNAADGRIEMERAAKDKLEAELRASQKEVGDLRNDLAFFEQLIPADPRMGQVSIRSAELEKQGTALRYRVLLMRSGRPSGEFKGTLQFSAVGIRSGATATVDLQPLVEPAAPGVAMPGGIRPSAPVLGAPVLGNPLPGSAAAPAAPGGNPLALSFRQYQRAEGALALPGNFTPRTVTVRVLEGGAVRSQSTVNLMP
- the erpA gene encoding iron-sulfur cluster insertion protein ErpA; the protein is MNAAVEQVNLDAPPMQLIFTDSAAAKVKELIEEEGNAALKLRVFVQGGGCSGFQYGFTFDEDVNDDDTTFEKNGVELLIDAMSFQYLVGAEIDYKEGLEGAQFVIKNPNASSSCGCGSSFSV